One stretch of Chaetodon auriga isolate fChaAug3 chromosome 18, fChaAug3.hap1, whole genome shotgun sequence DNA includes these proteins:
- the LOC143336615 gene encoding breast cancer metastasis-suppressor 1-like protein-A, with translation MPVHSREKKESNHEEMEVDFPEQDGSSTDEEDTVSSSVSEDGDSSDMDDEDCERRRMECLDEMTTLEKQFTDLKEQLYKERLSQVDIKLQEVMAGCAQEYLEPLANLQENMQIRTKVAGIYRELCLESVKNKYECEIQAACQHWESEKLLLFDTVQSELEEKIRRLEEDRHSIDITSELWNDGLHSRKNKKKDPFCPVKKKKPVVVSGPYIVYMLQDLDILEDWTAIRKAMASLGPHRVKVDVPAVKPDRHHHVARSEDGRLFYDNQWYCRGQAICINRKDEYPTSAIITTVNNDEVWFKRLDGTKSKLYISQLQKGKYTIKHS, from the exons ATGCCGGTTCACTCccgagagaagaaagaaagtaaCCACGAAGAAATGGAGGTGGATTTTCCCGAGCAAGACGGCAGCAGTACAGACGAGGAGGACACCGTTAGCTCGTCCGTGTCTGAAGATGGAGACAGCTCGG ACATGGATGATGAGgactgtgagaggaggaggatggagtgcCTGGATGAGATGACCACCCTGGAGAAGCAGTTCACTGACTTGAAGGAGCA GTTGTATAAGGAGCGTCTGAGCCAGGTGGACATCAAGCTGCAGGAGGTGATGGCTGGCTGTGCCCAAGAGTACCTGGAACCTTTAGCCAACCTGCAGGAGAACATGCAGATCAGGACCAAAGTTGCTG GGATCTACAGGGAGCTGTGCTTGGAGTCAGTGAAGAACAAATACGAGTGTGAGATCCAGGCTGCCTGCCAACACTGGGAG AGTGAGaagttgctgctgtttgacactGTGCAGAGTGAACTGGAGGAGAAGATAAGGAGActggaggaagacagacacAGTATTGACATCACCTCAG aGCTGTGGAATGATGGATTGCACTCGcggaaaaacaagaagaaagacCCATTCTGCCCggtcaagaagaagaagcccgTTGTTGTGTCTG GGCCTTATATTGTTTACATGCTGCAAGATCTAGATATTCTTGAAGACTGGACTGCAATAAGAAAG GCGATGGCATCACTGGGGCCACACAGGGTGAAGGTGGATG TTCCTGCAGTCAAGCCTGACAGACATCACCATGTGGCGCGCTCCGAGGACGGTCGACTTTTCTATGACAACCAGTGGTACTGCAGGGGACAGGCCATCTGCATCAACAGGAAGGACGAGTACCCGActag CGCCATCATCACCACTGTCAACAACGATGAGGTGTGGTTCAAACGGCTGGATGGCACCAAGTCAAAGCTGTACATCTCCCAGCTGCAGAAAGGCAAATACACTATCAAGCACTCGTAA
- the LOC143336792 gene encoding NF-kappa-B inhibitor alpha-like: protein MDVHRVAHHNQMDYNFDNMEPKHGKMMPCQEDRFDSGLDSLKEDELVNEFEDMNVSASEDFTQEYEPWRTAVTEDGDTLLHLAIIHEATDHALQMIKLSHHHPFLNVQNHQRQTALHLAVITEQPQLVERLLKAGADPRLSDDSGNTALHIACKRGSLACFGVITQNSQHHLTSIVSFPNYNGHNCLHLASINGYISLVENLVKLGADINAQEQCSGRTSLHLAVDLQNPTLVRCLLDLGADVNCFNYGGFTPYHLTYGRQNEEIRCQLYDKTAQDLRELPESESDESDMEDVDLSEDELYDDIKFGK, encoded by the exons ATGGACGTCCACAGAGTGGCTCACCACAATCAAATGGATTATAACTTCGACAACATGGAGCCAAAACACGGGAAAATGATGCCTTGCCAAGAGGACCGTTTTGACAGCGGCCTGGATTCCCTGAAGGAGGACGAGCTGGTGAACGAGTTTGAGGACATGAATGTGAGCGCAAGCGAGGACTTCACGCAGGAATACGAGCCGTGGAGAACCGCAGTGACTGAGGATGGTGACAC GCTTCTCCACTTGGCCATCATTCATGAAGCCACAGACCATGCCCTCCAGATGATCAAACTGTCTCACCATCACCCCTTCCTCAACGTACAGAACCACCAGAGACAG ACGGCCCTCCACCTAGCAGTGATCACAGAGCAGCCTCAGCTAGTTGAAAGGCTCCTGAAGGCCGGCGCTGACCCACGGCTGTCTGACGACAGTGGGAACACAGCTCTCCACATCGCCTGCAAGAGAGGCTCCCTTGCCTGCTTCGGTGTCATCACCCAGAACTCCCAACACCACCTCACCTCCATCGTGTCCTTCCCCAACTACAATG GACATAACTGTCTCCACTTGGCGTCCATTAATGGCTACATTTCATTGGTTGAAAACCTTGTTAAGCTGGGTGCAGACATCAATGCACAG GAACAGTGCAGTGGCCGGACGTCACTCCACCTCGCTGTGGATCTCCAGAACCCCACACTGGTCCGTTGCCTCCTGGACCTTGGCGCTGACGTTAACTGCTTTAACTACGGCGGCTTCACACCGTACCACCTCACCTACGGACGCCAGAATGAAGAGATCCGCTGCCAGCTGTACGATAAGACAGCACAGGACCTGAGGGAGCTGCCTGAGAGCGAATCCGATGAGAGCGATATGGAGGATGTGGACCTATCGGAAGATGAG CTGTACGATGACATAAAGTTCGGAAAGTAA